From the genome of Marinibacterium anthonyi, one region includes:
- the csoR_1 gene encoding Copper-sensitive operon repressor, whose amino-acid sequence MTNPPVHASHPALIARLKRADGHLCAVIEMIEAGKPCLEIAQQMQAVEKAITNAKRALIHDHMDHCLDAESSEADRAELRAITRYL is encoded by the coding sequence ATGACAAATCCCCCTGTCCATGCAAGTCATCCCGCCCTCATCGCACGGCTGAAACGCGCTGACGGTCACCTGTGTGCTGTGATCGAGATGATCGAGGCGGGCAAGCCATGCCTTGAGATCGCCCAACAGATGCAGGCGGTTGAGAAAGCGATCACCAATGCCAAGCGGGCGTTGATCCACGACCATATGGACCATTGCCTAGACGCTGAAAGCTCCGAAGCCGATCGTGCCGAATTGCGGGCGATCACCCGATATCTCTGA